From Phenylobacterium montanum, the proteins below share one genomic window:
- a CDS encoding acyl-CoA synthetase has product MIWHLAALWELIAGAIPDEVALINGEARRSWRQFETRAASLASGLLAAGLGPDAKVAVYGLNSNEYLEAHFAAFKARAMPVNVNYRYGESELTYLLDNADAEALIFDARYGDKVAAIRSRLPRLRLLVEIDDGTGRNLPGAVAYEALIRANRPLAPIRYHEDDVYMLYTGGTTGMPKGVMYAHRDLAQAMMLGYDFMGEPRPATEHELILSVQRRIRAGTHSAGLAASPLMHGTGLWAGAFAMLNLGGAAVTIRSLHFDATELWRAVEQHRVTDMAIVGDVFARPMVSALREAQAAGRPFDLSSLRTIFSSGVMFSSEAKRGLLEFADVTLIDSMGATEGGMGSSIVNRTNPPGETAVFKMNATTKVFRDDGQEVKPGSGEIGMVANGGVAPIGYYKDPAKSAATFRVIDGHRYSFPGDYAQVAADGSIILLGRGSSCINTGGEKVFPEEVEEALKAHPSVDDCLVVGAKDERLGERVTAVVTAAAGRTVDEAELVAFARERLAGYKLPRQMVVADRIQRGPSGKPDYRWAKGLVEEAAR; this is encoded by the coding sequence ATGATCTGGCACCTGGCGGCGCTGTGGGAACTCATCGCCGGCGCGATTCCGGACGAGGTCGCGCTGATCAACGGTGAGGCGCGCCGGTCCTGGCGCCAGTTCGAAACGCGCGCCGCCTCGCTGGCGTCCGGCCTGCTCGCGGCCGGCCTTGGGCCGGACGCCAAGGTCGCCGTCTATGGGCTGAATTCGAACGAGTACCTCGAAGCCCACTTCGCCGCCTTCAAGGCGCGCGCCATGCCGGTGAACGTCAACTACCGCTACGGCGAGAGCGAGCTGACCTACCTCCTGGACAACGCCGACGCCGAGGCGCTCATCTTCGACGCTCGGTATGGCGATAAGGTCGCAGCCATCCGCTCGCGCCTGCCCAGGTTGCGCCTGTTGGTCGAAATCGACGATGGGACCGGCCGGAACCTTCCCGGCGCTGTCGCCTACGAAGCTCTGATCCGGGCCAATCGGCCGCTGGCGCCCATCCGTTACCATGAAGATGACGTCTACATGCTCTACACCGGCGGCACGACCGGGATGCCCAAGGGCGTGATGTACGCCCATCGCGACCTCGCCCAGGCGATGATGCTCGGCTACGATTTCATGGGTGAGCCGCGGCCGGCCACCGAGCACGAATTGATCCTGTCGGTGCAGCGCCGCATCCGCGCGGGAACCCATTCGGCCGGCCTCGCGGCCAGCCCCCTGATGCACGGCACGGGGCTGTGGGCCGGCGCCTTCGCCATGCTGAACCTGGGCGGCGCGGCCGTCACCATCCGTAGCCTGCATTTCGACGCCACCGAACTCTGGCGGGCGGTCGAGCAGCACCGCGTCACCGACATGGCCATCGTCGGCGATGTCTTCGCCCGACCGATGGTTTCGGCGCTGCGCGAAGCCCAGGCGGCGGGCCGGCCCTTCGACCTCTCGAGCCTTCGCACCATCTTCTCGTCCGGGGTGATGTTTTCGAGTGAGGCCAAGCGCGGCCTTCTCGAGTTCGCCGACGTGACGCTGATCGACTCCATGGGCGCGACCGAGGGCGGCATGGGCTCCTCCATCGTCAATCGGACCAACCCGCCCGGCGAGACGGCGGTGTTCAAGATGAACGCCACCACCAAGGTATTCCGCGACGACGGCCAGGAGGTGAAGCCCGGCTCGGGCGAGATCGGCATGGTCGCCAATGGCGGCGTCGCGCCGATCGGCTACTACAAGGACCCGGCCAAGAGCGCGGCCACGTTCAGGGTGATCGATGGCCATCGCTACAGCTTTCCAGGCGACTATGCCCAGGTCGCCGCCGACGGTTCGATCATCCTGCTCGGCCGCGGTTCGTCCTGCATCAATACCGGAGGCGAAAAGGTGTTTCCGGAGGAGGTGGAAGAGGCGCTCAAGGCCCATCCCAGCGTCGACGACTGCCTGGTCGTGGGCGCCAAGGACGAGCGGCTGGGCGAGCGGGTCACCGCGGTGGTCACGGCTGCCGCGGGGCGCACGGTCGATGAGGCGGAACTGGTCGCCTTCGCCCGCGAGCGTCTGGCAGGGTACAAGCTGCCCAGACAGATGGTGGTGGCCGATCGCATCCAGCGCGGACCGAGCGGCAAGCCCGACTATCGCTGGGCCAAGGGCCTGGTCGAGGAGGCGGCTCGATGA
- a CDS encoding NAD(P)H-dependent flavin oxidoreductase yields MIDRAFLTRLRAPICAAPMFLVSGPELVVGACKAGVMAAFPAPNSRTLDDFEAWIARISAEVCDAPWAVNLITHASNDRLKAELEIVARHRPPIVITALGGPRAAIEVVHGYGGLVIADVIDLGLARKAIAAGVDGLACVSAGAGGHTGFLSPFAFVSAVRERFDGLVIIGGGIADGYGVAGAVAAGADLAYVGTRFIAAEESAAADAYKAMLIGASLDDLIVSAAVTGTPASWLKPSLAAAGYDLASAGAPPARNYGDPAEAAKRWRDIWAAGQGVGAIRAVEPVATIVETLATEYGAAAARLALTIAR; encoded by the coding sequence ATGATCGATCGCGCCTTCCTCACCCGCCTGCGCGCGCCGATCTGCGCCGCGCCGATGTTTCTGGTATCGGGACCCGAACTGGTCGTCGGCGCCTGCAAAGCCGGGGTCATGGCCGCCTTCCCGGCGCCCAACAGCCGGACGTTAGACGACTTCGAGGCCTGGATAGCGCGCATCTCGGCCGAGGTCTGCGATGCGCCATGGGCGGTCAACCTGATCACCCATGCCAGCAACGACCGGCTGAAGGCGGAACTGGAGATCGTCGCCCGCCATCGTCCGCCGATCGTCATCACGGCCCTCGGCGGTCCGCGGGCTGCGATCGAGGTCGTGCATGGCTATGGAGGGTTGGTGATCGCCGACGTCATCGACCTTGGCCTCGCCCGCAAGGCCATCGCGGCGGGCGTGGATGGGTTGGCTTGCGTTTCCGCCGGCGCAGGAGGCCATACCGGCTTTTTGTCGCCGTTCGCCTTCGTCTCGGCGGTGCGCGAGCGCTTCGACGGCTTGGTGATCATCGGCGGCGGCATAGCCGACGGCTACGGCGTAGCTGGTGCGGTCGCCGCCGGCGCGGACCTCGCGTATGTCGGCACCCGCTTCATCGCCGCTGAGGAAAGCGCGGCGGCGGACGCCTACAAGGCGATGCTGATCGGGGCCAGCCTGGACGATCTGATCGTAAGCGCCGCGGTGACCGGCACGCCCGCTTCGTGGCTGAAGCCTTCCCTGGCCGCAGCCGGCTACGACCTCGCGAGCGCCGGCGCGCCGCCGGCGCGCAACTATGGCGATCCGGCGGAGGCGGCGAAGCGCTGGCGCGATATCTGGGCTGCCGGCCAGGGCGTCGGCGCCATCCGCGCCGTGGAACCCGTCGCGACCATCGTTGAGACCTTGGCGACCGAGTATGGCGCAGCGGCGGCGCGTCTCGCGCTGACCATCGCTCGCTAG